A DNA window from Chlamydia felis Fe/C-56 contains the following coding sequences:
- a CDS encoding HAD-IB family phosphatase, which translates to MRQSCIYAFDLDGTLLRGNSSIGFYKYALERRLFSYKTLPSCCLFFLRFRFFLDLPSFYSRIVSSLLSKVSLEDLSSMAWEFSQILVEKDFYSPALEKFHEALEDSSGEVMIFSSSPDFIVKPIAERLGANMCYASGFQEFSRGQMLANQCLTGDNKAKILSHLKKIGRARSHTFSDHILDLPFLLLGEEKTVVRPKGKLRRMARKYYWNII; encoded by the coding sequence ATGAGACAATCTTGTATATATGCTTTTGATTTAGACGGTACATTGTTGCGTGGAAATAGTAGTATAGGGTTTTATAAATACGCTTTGGAGCGTCGCTTATTCTCTTATAAAACCCTTCCTTCTTGTTGTTTGTTTTTTCTTCGTTTTCGTTTTTTTTTAGACCTGCCTTCATTTTATTCCCGAATAGTTTCCTCCCTACTCTCAAAGGTTTCCTTGGAGGATCTTTCTTCCATGGCCTGGGAGTTTTCACAGATATTAGTAGAAAAAGATTTTTACTCTCCCGCTTTAGAAAAATTTCATGAAGCCCTAGAGGATTCCTCGGGAGAAGTTATGATCTTTTCCTCCTCGCCAGACTTCATTGTCAAGCCTATAGCCGAGAGACTCGGGGCAAATATGTGTTATGCTTCGGGGTTTCAAGAGTTTTCTAGAGGTCAAATGCTTGCAAATCAATGCCTAACTGGGGATAATAAGGCAAAAATACTTAGCCATCTTAAAAAAATAGGTCGGGCAAGAAGTCATACCTTCTCAGACCATATTTTAGACCTGCCTTTTCTTCTCCTGGGTGAGGAGAAAACTGTAGTGCGACCTAAGGGAAAACTTAGAAGAATGGCTAGAAAGTATTATTGGAATATTATTTAA
- the rsfS gene encoding ribosome silencing factor: MELFCFNLLKVIAKVIDNKKGNNPVVLDVRAISQLTDYFIFAEGNIGVHVKALADTIVQELKEHNIAPLHVEGLSHGDWVVIDYGFIVIHLFVSSVREQYRLEELWKDGSIITSKLLAS, from the coding sequence ATGGAATTATTTTGCTTTAATTTATTAAAAGTAATTGCCAAAGTTATTGATAACAAAAAAGGCAATAATCCTGTTGTCTTGGATGTTCGCGCCATTTCTCAGCTTACAGACTATTTTATTTTTGCTGAAGGAAATATTGGTGTACATGTAAAAGCCTTGGCAGACACTATCGTACAGGAATTAAAAGAGCATAATATTGCTCCTTTACATGTAGAGGGGTTAAGCCATGGTGACTGGGTAGTTATAGATTACGGATTTATCGTCATTCATCTATTTGTCTCATCCGTTAGAGAACAATATCGACTGGAAGAGCTGTGGAAGGACGGTTCCATTATTACATCTAAGCTTCTAGCTTCTTAA
- the fabF gene encoding beta-ketoacyl-ACP synthase II codes for MNKKRVVVTGLGVVSCLGNEVDTFYDNLLAGISGVHTITSFPCEDYATRFAAWIPEFNPEPYLDKKQARRVDPFITYAVVAAKKAIAMSRWDKDNLPADPLRCGVIIGSGMGGLQTLDEGMERLIQGNKKLSPFFIPYIITNMAPALIAMDFGLMGPNYSISTACATSNYCIDAAYQHLVSGRSDMIVCGGTEAAVNRVGLAGFIANRALSERNDAPQEASRPWDRDRDGFVIGEGAGVLVLETLENALKRGAPIYAEILGSYTTCDAFHITAPRDDGEGITSCILGALESSGIPKERVNYINAHGTSTPLGDISEVLAVKKAFGSHVKNLRMNSTKSLIGHCLGAAGGVEAVATIQAIQTGKLHPTINLENPIAEIDDFDVVANKAQDWDIDVAMSNSFGFGGHNSTILFSRYIP; via the coding sequence ATGAATAAAAAACGTGTAGTAGTCACGGGATTGGGAGTAGTTTCCTGCTTAGGCAATGAAGTAGACACCTTTTATGATAATCTGCTCGCTGGTATCAGTGGAGTTCATACAATTACTTCTTTTCCATGCGAAGATTATGCTACCCGTTTCGCTGCTTGGATCCCCGAGTTTAATCCCGAGCCTTATTTAGATAAAAAACAAGCACGCAGAGTTGATCCTTTTATTACCTATGCAGTAGTTGCTGCTAAGAAAGCTATTGCGATGTCTAGATGGGATAAAGACAATCTTCCCGCTGATCCTCTTCGTTGTGGTGTGATCATTGGTTCTGGTATGGGTGGGTTGCAGACTTTAGACGAGGGCATGGAACGCCTTATCCAAGGTAATAAAAAACTCTCTCCTTTCTTTATACCTTACATTATTACTAATATGGCCCCCGCGCTTATTGCTATGGATTTTGGACTGATGGGTCCAAACTATTCTATATCCACAGCTTGCGCGACTTCGAATTATTGTATTGATGCTGCTTACCAACATCTTGTTTCTGGGCGTTCTGACATGATAGTTTGTGGAGGAACTGAGGCCGCAGTGAACCGTGTTGGATTGGCGGGTTTTATTGCTAATCGTGCTTTATCAGAAAGAAACGATGCTCCTCAAGAAGCCTCTCGTCCTTGGGATAGAGATAGAGACGGTTTTGTCATTGGAGAGGGAGCCGGGGTTTTAGTTTTAGAAACGTTAGAGAATGCTTTGAAGCGAGGTGCTCCGATTTATGCAGAGATACTTGGCTCATACACTACTTGTGACGCTTTCCACATCACAGCTCCTAGAGATGATGGAGAGGGAATCACCTCGTGTATTCTTGGGGCTTTAGAAAGTTCTGGAATTCCTAAAGAGCGCGTAAATTATATTAATGCTCATGGTACATCAACTCCTTTAGGAGATATATCGGAAGTTTTAGCAGTGAAAAAAGCTTTCGGTAGTCATGTGAAAAATTTGCGAATGAATTCCACAAAGTCTCTTATAGGTCATTGCCTCGGAGCCGCTGGAGGAGTCGAAGCTGTTGCAACAATTCAAGCAATTCAAACGGGAAAATTACATCCCACGATTAATTTAGAGAACCCGATTGCAGAAATTGATGATTTTGATGTGGTTGCGAATAAGGCTCAGGATTGGGATATTGACGTGGCTATGTCGAATTCTTTTGGTTTTGGTGGACACAATTCAACGATATTATTCTCGAGGTATATACCCTAA
- a CDS encoding bis(5'-nucleosyl)-tetraphosphatase: MMKTKYEYSFGIIPIKFFGTPDKSTLKACFICHTQGKHWGFPKGHSEDKEGPQEAAERELVEETGLSIVNFFPKVLVEHYSFNDNEVFVRKEVAYFLAEVQGDVHADPEEICEAQWLSFQEGMRLLSFPELKDIATEADKFINNYLFSR, encoded by the coding sequence ATGATGAAGACTAAGTATGAATACTCTTTTGGTATTATTCCCATAAAGTTTTTTGGTACCCCAGATAAAAGTACACTAAAAGCTTGTTTTATCTGCCACACCCAAGGCAAGCATTGGGGGTTTCCTAAAGGTCATTCTGAGGATAAAGAAGGCCCCCAGGAGGCTGCAGAAAGAGAACTAGTTGAAGAAACTGGTTTAAGTATAGTTAATTTTTTCCCAAAAGTTCTTGTCGAACACTATTCTTTTAACGATAACGAAGTGTTTGTTCGTAAAGAAGTTGCTTACTTTCTAGCAGAAGTCCAAGGGGACGTGCATGCGGATCCAGAAGAAATTTGTGAAGCTCAGTGGTTAAGCTTTCAAGAAGGTATGCGACTTTTGAGTTTCCCTGAACTGAAAGATATTGCGACTGAAGCAGATAAGTTTATCAATAACTATCTCTTTTCTCGCTAA
- a CDS encoding inorganic pyrophosphatase — translation MSEKPSLSIMHPWHGPVLTQDNYESLCCYIEITPQDSVKFELDKATGLLKVDRPQKFSNFCPCLYGLLPRTYCGELSGKYSGEQSLKENIQGDGDPLDICVLTEKNITHGNILLQARPIGGLRIIDSGEADDKIIAVLEDDLVFSEIQDISDCPCTVLDMIQHYFLTYKATPEHLINGKPAKIEILGIYGKKEAQKVIHLAHEDYLNKFSIQ, via the coding sequence ATGTCTGAAAAACCATCTTTATCAATCATGCATCCTTGGCACGGTCCTGTACTCACTCAAGATAACTATGAATCTTTGTGCTGTTACATAGAAATTACTCCTCAGGATTCTGTAAAGTTTGAATTAGACAAAGCTACGGGTTTACTAAAAGTAGATCGCCCTCAAAAATTTTCTAACTTTTGTCCTTGTTTGTATGGACTATTACCTAGAACTTATTGTGGGGAACTTTCTGGGAAATATAGCGGAGAGCAAAGTCTGAAGGAGAATATCCAAGGAGATGGCGATCCTCTAGATATTTGCGTTCTGACGGAAAAAAATATCACTCACGGCAATATTTTACTTCAGGCACGTCCTATTGGAGGACTGCGCATTATTGACTCTGGAGAGGCCGATGATAAAATCATTGCTGTTCTTGAAGATGATTTGGTGTTCTCAGAAATTCAAGACATCTCTGACTGTCCGTGTACAGTGTTAGACATGATCCAACACTATTTTCTGACTTATAAAGCTACTCCCGAGCATTTAATCAATGGGAAGCCAGCAAAAATTGAAATTTTAGGAATTTATGGCAAGAAAGAGGCTCAAAAAGTAATCCATCTTGCTCATGAAGACTATCTAAATAAATTTTCTATACAATAA
- a CDS encoding Leu/Phe/Val dehydrogenase yields MKYPLVFKDVNIKDYERVIEVTCESIQLHALIAIHQTLVGPALGGVRAFAYASFDDALTDVLRLSRGMTYKAILSDTGTGGGKSVIILPKGMTRPTEDMLRAFGQAVDSLGGQYIAAEDMGVSVNDINTIYQETQWVCGIESVSGDPSIYTAHGVFLCIKETAEQLWGDSSLKGRKIGIQGLGSVGRKLLLSLFFEGADLFVCDTNQAILDEVTKFYGVTVVAKDAFPTLECDIFVPCAFGGVINKSNVYNLRCRAIVGAANNQLENASLGAVLQAQGILYAPDYLANAGGLLNVALAVGKTYCPKTVLQKVSKLPEILREIYEKSETSTQDTVTLSDRMVEEKLAAYI; encoded by the coding sequence ATGAAGTATCCCTTAGTGTTCAAAGATGTAAATATCAAAGATTACGAACGCGTAATTGAAGTCACGTGTGAAAGTATTCAATTACATGCGTTGATTGCTATTCATCAAACACTAGTAGGACCCGCATTAGGTGGAGTTCGTGCTTTTGCTTACGCTTCTTTTGACGATGCCCTAACAGATGTTTTACGTTTGTCAAGAGGCATGACCTATAAAGCTATTCTCAGCGATACAGGAACCGGAGGCGGGAAAAGCGTGATTATTCTTCCTAAGGGTATGACACGTCCAACTGAAGATATGCTGCGGGCTTTTGGCCAGGCCGTTGATTCTCTAGGTGGGCAGTATATTGCCGCTGAAGACATGGGAGTTTCTGTTAATGATATTAATACTATTTATCAAGAGACGCAGTGGGTATGCGGTATAGAGAGTGTAAGCGGTGATCCTTCAATTTACACCGCGCACGGTGTCTTTTTATGCATAAAAGAGACTGCGGAGCAATTGTGGGGGGATTCTTCCTTGAAGGGAAGAAAAATAGGTATTCAAGGTCTTGGTTCTGTTGGGAGAAAGTTACTGCTCTCTCTATTTTTCGAAGGTGCCGACCTCTTTGTCTGTGATACCAATCAAGCTATCCTTGATGAAGTTACCAAGTTTTATGGCGTAACTGTTGTTGCTAAAGATGCTTTCCCAACGTTAGAATGCGATATTTTTGTCCCATGTGCCTTTGGTGGGGTGATTAATAAAAGTAATGTCTACAACTTACGCTGTCGTGCCATCGTAGGAGCTGCGAATAACCAGTTAGAAAACGCCTCTTTAGGCGCTGTGCTGCAAGCTCAGGGAATATTATATGCCCCAGACTACTTGGCTAATGCTGGGGGGTTATTGAATGTAGCTCTTGCTGTTGGAAAGACTTATTGTCCAAAAACAGTCTTGCAAAAAGTCAGTAAGCTTCCTGAGATTCTTAGAGAAATTTACGAGAAAAGCGAAACTTCCACTCAGGATACGGTAACCCTCTCCGATAGGATGGTAGAAGAAAAACTTGCAGCTTATATTTAA
- a CDS encoding inositol monophosphatase family protein: MPSHLLEYQRVVESIVEKTIAELIRYRQRLPLVPFWTKPDGSFVTPADYAVQYCLQKKLSTTFPHIPFIGEEVLYADDDSHKINKILEFIHKLDPKVTPRDLLETLTPNQETSSLYWLVDPIDGTSGFIKNRFFATAVSLIYEDKPILAVMACPSTDPYKFKIYSAAKNHGTCVFGSAIASRHYLKPGAKLTGKFCEASLAARNQQHHATRLLSLCLPGQPQAYRADSQYKYAMVAEGSVDFFIRYPFAISQTKAWDHAPGAFLVEESGGIVSDILGNPLNYRREDFLLENHPIILASGNEEIHKITLETLQEQLNIIPAGNLLTY; this comes from the coding sequence ATGCCGTCTCATTTGCTAGAGTATCAAAGAGTTGTAGAAAGTATAGTTGAGAAAACAATCGCCGAGTTAATCCGTTACCGACAACGTCTCCCTCTGGTCCCTTTCTGGACAAAACCCGATGGATCTTTTGTTACTCCTGCAGACTACGCCGTCCAATATTGTCTCCAGAAAAAGCTTTCAACAACCTTTCCACACATTCCATTTATAGGGGAGGAAGTTCTTTATGCTGATGACGATAGTCACAAAATTAACAAAATTCTGGAGTTTATTCATAAACTAGATCCTAAGGTAACGCCCCGGGATCTCCTAGAGACGTTAACTCCAAATCAAGAGACCTCATCGTTATACTGGCTTGTTGATCCTATTGATGGAACATCTGGGTTTATTAAGAACCGTTTTTTTGCTACTGCGGTATCTTTAATTTACGAAGACAAACCTATACTTGCAGTGATGGCTTGTCCGTCTACGGATCCTTATAAGTTTAAAATTTATTCTGCGGCCAAAAACCACGGCACCTGTGTATTTGGCTCCGCCATTGCATCCAGGCACTATCTAAAACCTGGGGCCAAGTTAACAGGTAAGTTTTGTGAAGCCTCTCTAGCAGCTCGCAATCAACAACACCACGCTACACGCTTATTAAGTCTTTGCCTCCCTGGGCAACCCCAAGCCTATCGTGCAGACAGCCAATACAAATATGCTATGGTTGCTGAAGGTTCCGTGGACTTTTTCATCCGCTATCCTTTTGCTATTTCTCAAACAAAAGCTTGGGATCATGCTCCTGGAGCCTTTTTAGTTGAGGAATCTGGGGGTATAGTGTCGGATATTTTGGGGAACCCGCTAAATTACCGCAGAGAAGATTTTCTATTAGAAAATCACCCCATAATTTTAGCATCTGGGAATGAAGAGATTCATAAAATCACTTTAGAAACGCTACAAGAACAATTGAATATTATTCCTGCAGGAAACCTACTAACTTATTAA
- a CDS encoding lysophospholipid acyltransferase family protein: MIAKVWRTIYEATYAFLVGSVLKLRYKIKLEGLKSLKPNPNQGCLFLSNHVAEIDPVILEYLFWPRFHVQPLAVSYLFKNVVVRWFLNSVGAIPVPTVIPGRECKKTIEQMEDFYKQTTGILNNKGSVLLYPSGRLSKNGKEEIINQYSAYVLLHKSKECNVFLIRISGLWGSAFSRYKTQSTPKLSKVFKESLKALVRRGVFFMPKRSVKVTIQQIDNDFLKQFPTKQDLNTFLSSWFNEEKESFPIEVPYA, encoded by the coding sequence ATGATAGCTAAGGTATGGCGAACTATTTATGAAGCTACATATGCTTTTTTGGTTGGCTCTGTCCTAAAATTACGCTACAAGATAAAACTAGAAGGGCTAAAGTCGTTAAAGCCCAATCCTAATCAGGGCTGCCTATTTTTATCAAATCATGTTGCTGAAATTGATCCTGTAATTCTTGAGTACTTATTTTGGCCGCGTTTTCACGTGCAGCCTCTTGCTGTGAGCTATTTATTCAAGAATGTCGTGGTGCGATGGTTCTTAAATTCTGTTGGAGCGATACCCGTGCCAACAGTTATCCCCGGAAGAGAGTGTAAAAAGACTATTGAACAAATGGAAGATTTTTACAAACAGACTACTGGGATTTTAAATAATAAGGGCAGTGTGTTGTTGTACCCCTCGGGTAGATTATCAAAGAACGGTAAGGAAGAAATTATTAATCAGTATTCTGCGTATGTTCTGTTGCATAAATCTAAGGAGTGCAACGTCTTTTTAATACGTATTAGCGGATTATGGGGAAGTGCTTTTTCGCGTTATAAAACGCAATCTACACCTAAGTTGAGCAAAGTATTCAAAGAGTCTTTGAAAGCTTTGGTACGCCGGGGAGTGTTTTTTATGCCGAAGCGCTCTGTGAAAGTGACAATACAGCAAATCGATAATGACTTTTTGAAACAATTCCCTACAAAACAGGATTTAAACACTTTTCTTTCTTCCTGGTTTAACGAAGAGAAGGAAAGTTTTCCTATAGAAGTTCCTTATGCCTAA
- a CDS encoding AMP-binding protein: MHKRWNYSKKRRLGLRDGRTVLEKFLKLCSEMTSDACCWDEQLGVLSYEDMRKAITALSLKVSEYPEKNIGIMMPSSAGAYIAYFAVLLAGKVPVMINWSQGLREMEACIELSHVKHILTSKQLVEHLRQIHGDGIEYPALLIYMETIRKHFTLWDKIRIAFYLSLPYTWVIRLFNISGQNKEDCAVILFTSGTEKLPKGVPLTHANLIANQEACLKFFNPLETDIMMSFLPPFHAYGFNCCALFPILAGLPVVFSYNPLQPKKIVELIDATHATFLGGTPIFFDYILKTAKKQGSSLSSLRLAVIGGDAFKDSLRNGVQKDFPHIVPYQGYGTTECSPVITINNEKSPKIESCVGIPIDGMDVMVVSEETYVPVSSGEVGVILIRGTSLFSGYLGNDPTCGFVRLGGELWYVTGDLGCLDNEGQLFLKGRLSRFVKIGSEMISLQALESLLIEGFGLPEDPGSIPLVVCGIPGERVKLCLFTTFSTDLNEVNDILKNLKTSSIMKISYQHQVESIPMLGTGKPDYRALNSLALSLFQGD; encoded by the coding sequence ATGCATAAGCGTTGGAATTATTCTAAAAAGCGTCGTCTAGGTTTACGAGACGGGCGGACAGTTTTAGAGAAATTTTTAAAACTCTGTTCGGAAATGACATCAGATGCCTGTTGCTGGGATGAACAGCTGGGGGTTCTATCGTACGAGGATATGCGTAAGGCTATAACAGCCTTATCTTTAAAAGTATCCGAATATCCCGAAAAAAATATTGGGATTATGATGCCTTCCTCTGCAGGTGCCTATATTGCTTATTTCGCAGTATTATTAGCTGGAAAAGTTCCTGTTATGATCAACTGGAGTCAGGGACTTCGTGAAATGGAAGCTTGTATTGAATTATCTCATGTAAAGCATATCCTGACTTCAAAACAACTTGTTGAGCATTTGCGGCAGATCCACGGTGATGGTATAGAGTACCCAGCACTGCTAATCTATATGGAAACTATCCGCAAGCACTTCACCCTTTGGGATAAAATACGTATAGCTTTTTACCTATCTTTACCCTACACATGGGTAATTCGACTATTTAATATTTCGGGACAGAATAAGGAAGATTGTGCCGTTATTTTGTTTACATCGGGGACGGAAAAACTCCCCAAAGGGGTTCCGTTAACCCACGCTAACCTCATAGCAAATCAAGAAGCTTGTTTGAAGTTTTTCAATCCCTTAGAAACGGACATTATGATGTCGTTTCTTCCTCCGTTTCATGCCTATGGGTTTAACTGCTGCGCTCTTTTTCCCATACTCGCTGGTTTGCCAGTAGTTTTCTCTTACAACCCTCTACAGCCTAAAAAAATCGTTGAGCTTATAGACGCAACACACGCGACCTTTTTAGGAGGAACACCCATATTTTTCGATTATATTTTGAAAACAGCTAAAAAACAGGGGTCTTCGCTAAGCTCCTTGCGCTTGGCGGTTATTGGTGGTGATGCTTTTAAAGACTCGTTAAGAAATGGGGTGCAAAAAGATTTTCCACATATTGTTCCTTACCAGGGATACGGGACTACAGAGTGTTCTCCAGTGATTACAATTAATAATGAGAAGAGCCCTAAAATTGAATCCTGCGTTGGTATCCCTATCGATGGTATGGATGTTATGGTAGTCTCTGAAGAGACTTATGTCCCTGTATCTTCAGGCGAAGTCGGAGTGATTCTTATCCGTGGGACATCGCTCTTTTCTGGCTATTTAGGGAATGATCCTACTTGTGGTTTTGTACGGCTTGGAGGAGAACTCTGGTATGTGACGGGAGACTTAGGTTGCTTGGATAACGAGGGGCAGTTATTTTTAAAAGGTAGACTCAGCCGTTTTGTGAAAATCGGTAGCGAAATGATTAGTCTGCAAGCTTTAGAAAGCTTGCTCATTGAAGGTTTTGGACTTCCCGAAGATCCAGGTAGCATTCCATTAGTTGTTTGTGGAATTCCGGGAGAGAGGGTAAAGCTTTGTTTATTTACGACATTTTCTACGGATCTCAATGAAGTAAATGATATCCTAAAAAACTTAAAAACAAGTAGCATAATGAAGATATCCTATCAGCATCAGGTAGAGTCTATACCGATGCTGGGGACAGGAAAGCCTGATTACCGAGCTTTAAACTCCTTAGCTCTTTCTCTGTTTCAGGGGGACTAA
- a CDS encoding aminotransferase class I/II-fold pyridoxal phosphate-dependent enzyme produces the protein MSECPIDFVTNDFLGFSRSTILVNEVEKRYRAYCEQFSHAQLGASGSRAILGPSQIQQDLEEKIAKFHNSESAFVVHSGYMANLGLCYHISKNTDIVFWDESVHISVAQSLRVISGEHQAFPHNDLCALESLLISHRAVSSGRIFIFVCSVYSFSGTLAPLEELIALSKKYNAHLIVDEAHAMGILGEEGRGLCHKWGYENFYAVLVTYSKAMGAMGAALLSSLEVKTELMLSSPPLRYTTALAPHALITIGASYDHLVLEGERARQKIFNLKAYFQKPFGLSSQCCGQPVFLRDFNMDLLTSMLDEANLRVGLMTFAHRPFIRVNFHAYNNHDEVDILVAMLHSYLEKCCCGIDVDHELYFRREFCR, from the coding sequence ATGAGCGAATGTCCGATCGATTTTGTAACTAACGATTTTCTTGGTTTTTCTCGTTCTACAATACTAGTTAATGAAGTTGAGAAACGCTATCGTGCTTACTGTGAGCAATTTTCTCATGCACAGCTTGGAGCGAGTGGCTCTCGTGCTATTTTGGGACCTTCCCAAATCCAGCAGGATTTAGAAGAAAAAATTGCCAAGTTCCATAATTCTGAGTCTGCTTTTGTAGTCCATAGCGGCTATATGGCAAATTTAGGCCTCTGCTATCACATCTCGAAAAATACCGATATAGTGTTTTGGGATGAGTCTGTGCATATATCTGTTGCACAAAGTTTGAGAGTGATCTCTGGGGAACATCAAGCATTCCCCCACAATGATCTATGCGCTCTAGAGTCATTATTAATATCTCACAGGGCAGTCTCATCGGGAAGAATCTTCATTTTTGTTTGTTCAGTATACTCTTTTTCGGGAACTTTGGCTCCTCTTGAAGAACTCATAGCTCTTTCAAAAAAATATAACGCCCATCTCATTGTAGATGAAGCTCATGCTATGGGCATTTTAGGAGAAGAAGGACGTGGATTATGTCACAAATGGGGATACGAAAATTTTTATGCTGTGCTTGTGACCTATAGCAAGGCTATGGGAGCTATGGGCGCTGCACTTCTTTCTTCCTTAGAAGTGAAAACAGAATTGATGTTGAGTTCTCCTCCCCTGCGTTATACTACCGCGTTAGCTCCTCATGCACTGATCACCATAGGAGCTTCCTACGATCATCTAGTTCTGGAGGGAGAGCGTGCACGTCAGAAAATATTCAACCTAAAGGCATATTTTCAAAAGCCTTTTGGATTGAGTTCTCAGTGTTGTGGGCAACCCGTCTTTCTCAGAGATTTTAATATGGATCTTCTTACCTCTATGTTAGATGAGGCAAACCTGCGCGTAGGATTAATGACTTTCGCTCACAGGCCTTTCATCCGAGTGAATTTTCATGCGTATAATAATCACGATGAAGTTGATATTTTGGTCGCTATGCTACACAGCTATTTAGAAAAATGTTGTTGTGGGATCGACGTCGATCATGAACTTTACTTTAGGAGAGAGTTTTGCCGATAA